Sequence from the Natronomonas marina genome:
TGCCGGCGGGACAAGCGGATATCCCAAACCCGGTAACTCTGGAAAGTGGCAGACAAACGGGGTATACCGACTCTGAGCGGAGGTCGGCTATCAGACTGCTTCCTGGACTGACGAGCAGGGGATAATGATACCATGTACGGCTTTTGACCCCGTACGATAGTAAGTTTTTATATCGCAAAAATCGATTACCGATCTGACTACTCAGACTCGGAGATTAAGAGAATATTCATAGAGATAGCTATTAAAGATAGTTATGAATCAAACTTATGGGGCCAGAGTCTCAACGTAAGTTCATGAGTTCAGAACAAGACCATCTTCAAGACACTGATACCGAAGCTCGCTTCGAGTTCAAGAAGGAGGAGAAGTCGGCCTTCGAGGCTGAGAAAGGGCTCACCGAGGAGACTATCCGCCTGATCTCGGAAGACAAAGACGAGCCCGAGTGGATGCTCCAGCGCCGGCTGCGAGCGCTGAAGCAGTTCCAGGAGATGCCGATGCCGACCGACTGGCCTGGTCAGCCGGACCTGAGCGAGGTCGACATCGACGAGATCGTCCCCTACATTCGCCCGGACATCGAGACGCGCGGCGGCGCCGAGAACTGGGAAGACCTTCCCGAGGAGATTCAGGACACCTTCGACAAACTCGGCATCCCCGAGGCCGAGAAGAACGCCCTCTCGGGCGTCGGCGCCCAGTACGAGTCCGAAATCGTCTACCAGAACATGCAAGAGCGCTGGGAGGACAAGGGCGTCATCTTCTGTGACATGGACAAGGCCGTCCAGGAGCATGAAGACATCGTCAAGGAGTACTTCATGACCAAGGCCGTGCCACCGAGCGACAACAAGTTCGCGGCGCTACACGGCGCGATCTGGTCGGGCGGCTCGTTCGTCTACGTCCCCGAGGACACGAACGTCGACATGCCCGTGCAGGCGTACTTCCGGATGAACTCTGAGGGGATGGGCCAGTTCGAACACACCCTCATCGTCGCCGAGGAGAACTCCGAAGTTCACTACATCGAGGGCTGTTCCGCGCCGAAATAC
This genomic interval carries:
- the sufB gene encoding Fe-S cluster assembly protein SufB gives rise to the protein MSSEQDHLQDTDTEARFEFKKEEKSAFEAEKGLTEETIRLISEDKDEPEWMLQRRLRALKQFQEMPMPTDWPGQPDLSEVDIDEIVPYIRPDIETRGGAENWEDLPEEIQDTFDKLGIPEAEKNALSGVGAQYESEIVYQNMQERWEDKGVIFCDMDKAVQEHEDIVKEYFMTKAVPPSDNKFAALHGAIWSGGSFVYVPEDTNVDMPVQAYFRMNSEGMGQFEHTLIVAEENSEVHYIEGCSAPKYSAFNLHSGGVEVFVKENAHVQYSTVQNWSKNTYNLNTKRAIAEKDATMEWVSGSMGSKATMLYPSTILKGPGATDNHITIAMAGEGQNIDTGAKVYHNAPNTKSTIESKSIAKDGGRTNYRGLVHIADGATDSSTAVECDALMFDNESTSDTMPYMEIEESKVDVAHEATVGKIGDEDVFYLESRGLDDDDAKQMIVSGFIEPLTEELPIEYAVEMNRLIELEMEGSLG